A window of the Indicator indicator isolate 239-I01 unplaced genomic scaffold, UM_Iind_1.1 iindUn_scaffold_128, whole genome shotgun sequence genome harbors these coding sequences:
- the LOC128980353 gene encoding 3-beta-hydroxysteroid-Delta(8),Delta(7)-isomerase-like, producing MATQPHPYWPRSLVLPGYVPPSLPGWQCAGAVAAAAAALLAAGWALGGGGSSGGACGRGLAHRLALCWFLLCAGIHGVLEGWFSLRHRSLPAATGLLADVWKEYAKADSRYLTSDPFTVAMESVTAWGWGPLSFLTFLCLRRGHPARHVLQLLVSLGQLYGDILYYATEGLGGWSHSDPHPFYFWGYFVGLNGVWVLVPSILLVDACCKLVRAQQALDRPKHKGQDRIGPDVVLRRHLAAEGGEAASEHRRNKLPQAAAAQEGLMVQGFADGNVAIQGKLLRYAGCSLLVCPGLVPSGQ from the exons ATGGCGACCCAGCCTCACCCTTATTGGCCGCGCTCCTTGGTGCTGCCGGGCTACGTCCCGCCCTCCCTCCCGGGCTGGCAGTGCGCAGGCGCcgtggcggcggcggcagcggcgctGCTGGCTGCGGGCTGGGCGCTGGGCGGGGGAGGGTCCTCCGGCGGCGCTTGCGGCCGGGGCCTGGCTCACCGCCTGGCCCTGTGCTGGTTCCTGCTCTGCGCCGGCATCCACGGGGTGCTGGAGGGGTGGTTCAGCCTCCGCCACCGCAGCCTGCCCGCCGCCACCGGGCTGCTGGCCGACGTCT GGAAGGAATATGCCAAAGCTGACAGCCGGTACCTGAC GAGTGACCCTTTCACGGTGGCCATGGAGTCAGTGACCGCCTGGGGCTGGggtcccctcagcttcctcaccttcctctgcctgaggagggggcatccagcccGCCACGTCCTCCAGCTCCTGGTGTCCCTAG GTCAGCTCTATGGGGACATCCTCTACTATGCcacagaggggctgggggggtggtCCCACAGCGACCCCCACCCCTTTTATTTCTGGGGGTACTTTGTGGGGCTCAATGGGGTCTGGGTCCTGGtccccagcatcctcctggTGGATGCCTGCTGCAAGCTGGTCAGGGCCCAGCAGGCCTTGGATAGGCCTAaacacaaggggca GGACCGGATTGGACCAGACGTGGTCCTGCGGCGCCACCTGGCGGCCGAAGGAGGTGAAGCAGCCAGCGAGCATAGAAGGAACAAGTtgccccaggcagctgctgcccaggagggtctcATGGTGCAGGGGTTTGCAGATGGCAACGTGGCGATT
- the LOC128980352 gene encoding synaptophysin-like — LHQVYFEAPSCGGGPPERVFLVGDYSSAAQFFVTVGVGAFLYAPSALGGYLFLSHSYTPGGRAPKIDLGVTLLLSLLWLVASCSWAVALADIKAATNPGGVLEQISGCQRPGARCKALGGPRTSGLNTSVVFGFLNLVLWTGNVWFVFKETGLGGVGVARGPPGGMHPEKTPPGPPTLHGEGGAYGQPDVGGYGQPGGGYGQPAGGYQPEYGQGGYGPPEGGYGQGAPPTSFSNQM; from the exons gttGCACCAGGTGTACTTCGAGGCTCCCTCCTGCGGGGGGGGTCCCCCGGAGAGGGTCTTCCTGGTGGGGGATTACTCCTCTGCGGCTCAGTTCTTCGTCACGGTGGGGGTCGGAGCCTTCCTCTAcgccccctctgccctgggggGTTACCTCTTCCTCTCCCACAGCTACACCCCGGGGGGGAGAGCCCCCAAAATT gATTTGGGGGTgactctgctgctgtccctgctgtggttggtggcttcctgctcctgggctgtggCTTTGGCTGACATCAAAGCTGCCACCAACCCCGGGGGGGTCCTGGAGCAGATTTCGGGGTGCCAGAGGCCAGGAGCTCGCTGCAAGGCTTTGGGGGGGCCAAGGACATCAGGCTTGAACACCTCAGTG GTGTTTGGCTTCCTCAACCTGGTCCTGTGGACTGGCAACGTTTGGTTCGTGTTCAAGGAAACAGgcctggggggggtgggggtcgCCAGGGGCCCCCCCGGGGGGATGCACCCCGAAAAAACCCCCCCTGGCCCCCCCACCCTCCACGGGGAAGGAGGAGCTTATGGCCAACCAGATGTGGGGGGGTATGGCCAGCCTGGGGGGGGCTATGGCCAGCCTGCGGGGGGCTACCAGCCCGAGTATGGCCAGGGGGGGTACGGCCCCCCCGAGGGGGGGTACGGCCAAGGGGCTCCCCCAACCTCCTTCAGCAACCAGATGTAG